AAGTCAACCGAGTCGAGATCAAGCTTCTCCAAACCGTGCTTGACCAGGTGCGCATCTAGATGGCACTCCTTTCCGGTGTTCAGGTTCACCGAGGGAATGCCGTTTGACTCCAATCGTTCAAAATCGTCCTGGCCGGTCACATCTCCCGCTATGGCGGCTGGCCTCAGCCCCTTCTCCCTCAGGATGCTTGACATCTTGATTATGAGCTCGGTCTTGCCCGCCCCTATCGAACCTAAGACGTCCAGGGAGCAAATACCCTTGGATCGGAGCAGGTCGAGGTTCTCCTCTGACAACCTCCTGTTCTCTTCAAGAACATCCATCTCCATGGAGATGTCGGTTACCTTGTGCACAACCCCTGACTAACATTCCTTTAGTTAACTCTTGCTGTTCTACCCACTCATTCCATTTCGTTTCTGTCCCACCCGTGGCGGTATCATACTCTCATCGAAAAGCACCTTGACAATAGGACATAATCCATCATTCATCCTCGGCTGCTTACGTTTTTCAATCTAGCTGAGTAATGCGATTCAAATGCCAAGGTCAATATTGAAGCCAGTTTACTATCTGTATTACAGAATTGTTAAGTAAATCCAACCCGATATTTGTCAGGGGCCTATTACAGGTCCGGAGGATAAGTTACCGATATCTGATGGGGGTGAAATAATCATGAGTCTGACCTCTTATTCTGAACCTGAGTTCTCAATAACTAGGGTTCTTGGAAAGAGGGCCATCGTCTATTTGGGCATCCTGTTCTTGGCGCTCGTCCTACTCCTGGTGGTGAACGCGGGAGAGGCAAGCGCAGCGGGGCCGACCTACGTGTATGACGATATCACGTCCGATACCAATTGGACGGCTGACGATAGCCCTTACATAGTGAATCAATCGATCGCGATCCAACTAGGCGCGACACTGACGATCGAGCCGAACGTGACTGTGATGTTCGACGACGGTGTGGGCTTCACGATCTTTGGGACGCTGGATGCCAGGGGTACCACGGACGAGGAGATACTCTTCACATCCAATGGTTCGACCGCCTGGGGTGCTTGGGACGGTCTCCTGTTCAATGAGACAAGCACTGGATCCGTGCTGGACCACGTCTACATACAGTACGCGGATTCACCAATCTATATCTTCAGATCCAGCGTGACGATGTCAAACCTCCGTATCTCAGATTACATCGGAGGGGGGTACATGAGCCCGTGTGCCATTTACTGGGAATCGATATTTGAGCCCATCACGGCGACCATATCGAATATCCAGATATGGAATGGATCATATACCGGGATCATTCTGTGGTCTCAGGAGGGGAATGTTGATCTCACTCTGACCGATGTGATGGTTAGAGACATCTCCTTCGGCTCAGGGTTGGGCATCTCCGCGAATAACAGCCTCCAGTTGAGCGTCAGCAATTTCACTGCCATCAACATGGGTTGGAGGGGCGT
The sequence above is a segment of the Methanomassiliicoccales archaeon genome. Coding sequences within it:
- the hypB gene encoding hydrogenase nickel incorporation protein HypB, whose amino-acid sequence is MHKVTDISMEMDVLEENRRLSEENLDLLRSKGICSLDVLGSIGAGKTELIIKMSSILREKGLRPAAIAGDVTGQDDFERLESNGIPSVNLNTGKECHLDAHLVKHGLEKLDLDSVDFLFIENVGNLVCPADFPLGTDKRMVVVSVTEGDDMIRKHPFIFLNADVAVLNKVDLLPYLDVDANRLESDLRSIKNGEKLFRVSTKSGEGLEELMSALGI